Sequence from the Catenuloplanes indicus genome:
CGGTCTCCTGCTGCTTCGCCGAGCTGAGTGTGTCACTGGCCATGGCGGATGACCTCCTTGCGCAGGCGGTCGGTTACGTCGGCGGCGATCGCGGCGACCTCGGGCGCGTCGATGCGCCGCGGCCGGGGTGCGTCCACCGTGGTCTCGTGGATGATCCGGCCGGGCCGGCTGGAGAGCAGCACGATGCGGTCGGCCAGCCGGGCCGCCTCGCGCACGTTGTGCGTCACGAACAGCACGGTCAGCTCGCGCTCCAGGTAGATGCGTTCCAGCTCGTCGTGCAGGATGTCCCGGGTCATCGCGTCCAGCGCGCCGAACGGCTCGTCCATCAGCAGTACCGGCGTGTCCAGCGCGAGCGTGCGGGCCAGCGCGACCCGCTGCCGCATGCCGCCGGAGAGCTGGTGCGGCCGGTGCTTGCCGAAGTCGCCGAGGTGCACGGTGCGCAGCAGCTCCGCGACCTTCTCCTGACGCTGCGCCTTGCCCAGCTTGCGCAGCTTGAGCGGCAGCTCCACGTTCGCGCCGACGCTCAGCCAGGGGAAGAGCGCGGACTCCTGGAACATCAGGCCGGGCCGGGCGCCGCCGGCCACCTCGATCGAGCCGCCGGACGCGGTGTCCAGGCCGGCGACCAGGTTGAGCAGCGTGCTCTTGCCGCAGCCGGACGCGCCGACCAGGCAGACGAACTCGCCGGGCCGGACCGTCAGGCTGAGGCCGTCCAGCGCGAGGACGGCCTCACTTCCGCGACCGTAGACCTTGGTCACGTCCCGCAGAGCGACCTGTGTGCTGGTCACGGCTGCGGGACCTCGGCCTCACCGGCGGCCTTCAGGGCCTCGTTGAGGTACGACAGGTCGTAGAGACCCTTGAGGTCGACCGGCTTGGTGAGCTCCACCGCGACCGCGTGGTCCAGGCCGGCGGCCAGCGACGACGCGATCGGGTCGTTGGTGAACTCGATGGTCTTCCAGGCCTGCTCGATCAGCTCCAGGTCCAGCGGCTTACCGGTGATCTTGCCGATGTGGTCGGAGATCGCCTGCTGCGCGTCCGCCTCGTTCTTGTGCAGGTAGTCGTTCGACGCGACCTGGCCGGCCACCAGCGCCTTGACCACGTCCGGGTGCGCCTTGAGGAACTTCGTGCTGACGATCAGGTTGGTGATCACGAACTTGCCGTCCGGCCACAGGTCGCGCTCGTCGACGAGGACCTTGCCACCCGCGTTGACCAGGCGGGAGACGAACGGCTCCGGCACCCAGGCGCCCTGGATCGCGCCGCTGGCGAACGTCTCCAGCGTCTGCGCGTTCTCCTGCGGCACGATCGAGACGTCGCCGCCGCCCTCCTTGGTGGCGGTGAGCCCCTTCTCCTTCAGCCAGTACCGGAACGCCACGTCCTGCGTGTTGCCCAGCTGCGGCGTGGCGATCTTCTTGCCCTTGAGGTCCTCGACGCCGTTGATCTCCGGCTTGACCACCAGCGCGACGCCGCCGGACGCGGAGCCGGAGATCACCCGGACCGCCTCGCCGTTCGACTTCGAGTGCGCGTTGACGGTCGGGTTCGGCCCGATGTAGGTGGCGTCGATGGCGTCCGAGAACAGCGCCTCGACCGCGGCCGGCCCGGCGTTGAACGTCTTGGTCTCGAGCGTGACGTCGCTGCCGAGCTTGTCCTGGAAGATGCCCTTCTCCACGCCCACGACGGCGG
This genomic interval carries:
- a CDS encoding ABC transporter ATP-binding protein, giving the protein MTSTQVALRDVTKVYGRGSEAVLALDGLSLTVRPGEFVCLVGASGCGKSTLLNLVAGLDTASGGSIEVAGGARPGLMFQESALFPWLSVGANVELPLKLRKLGKAQRQEKVAELLRTVHLGDFGKHRPHQLSGGMRQRVALARTLALDTPVLLMDEPFGALDAMTRDILHDELERIYLERELTVLFVTHNVREAARLADRIVLLSSRPGRIIHETTVDAPRPRRIDAPEVAAIAADVTDRLRKEVIRHGQ
- a CDS encoding ABC transporter substrate-binding protein — encoded protein: MSSLRLRTLAAAVALATATVGALAACGGSDEAAGADGGPVTLRLGYFPNITHASAVVGVEKGIFQDKLGSDVTLETKTFNAGPAAVEALFSDAIDATYIGPNPTVNAHSKSNGEAVRVISGSASGGVALVVKPEINGVEDLKGKKIATPQLGNTQDVAFRYWLKEKGLTATKEGGGDVSIVPQENAQTLETFASGAIQGAWVPEPFVSRLVNAGGKVLVDERDLWPDGKFVITNLIVSTKFLKAHPDVVKALVAGQVASNDYLHKNEADAQQAISDHIGKITGKPLDLELIEQAWKTIEFTNDPIASSLAAGLDHAVAVELTKPVDLKGLYDLSYLNEALKAAGEAEVPQP